The following coding sequences lie in one Syngnathoides biaculeatus isolate LvHL_M chromosome 16, ASM1980259v1, whole genome shotgun sequence genomic window:
- the casc3 gene encoding protein CASC3 isoform X1 → MADRRRRRRRASQDSDDDDESGSSSGSESRESGSQSSKGRGGRDLEQPEVASERVEAKEEVASECESEDGVGEAVLSDYDSADPEENASRSEGGEEEDADGFSDEEGPTAAGQSKHPDPAQPVRAEADEDGEERNKEKDLEEKGKSAGERQSGDGQESTGNPETKAGGQSGQQLDDDEDRKNPAYIPRKGLFFEHDVRGHAQEEERPKGRNRKLWKDEGRWEHDKFREEEQAPKSREELIASYGYDIRNGERTFAHRRPRSSASPNREQRWQEGGERAVRSWQSSRGGGGGGGGFFGRGGPPHRASPGSVPLGSSQRGNATRGRPSHLPVQPQFGGGDAHAPLLHPRERAGGKGPPVPAAASRGCRSGAGRAADDPPLGKDGEDCRSPSTQTPSVQQVAYRSKSPTQQPQEKRGGAAQPPHTSAATREASPPAERPVERKSYSLARRSRSRPAELGGKQTSVEEVAGVKNTVGGGALTELDQDVARLSLVSGQTWNQNPASYVHSQIRSLRGGLSIPSGPPPFSGLDEMSGGANRAKRYSSQRQRGVAEAAPLHIGVMEGHYFEPMTFQGAIYTHGDAPAPVAPQGMLVQPEMHIPHPGLHPHQSGGPIANPGLYGGPPVSLPPGQPQQLLPPPFYPPPGVMTFPYPAMYPSPQGQSQVTYGGVTYYDTMQQQAQPKPSPPRRTSQPVTVKPPPPDVPFASE, encoded by the exons ATGGCGgaccggcggcggcggaggaggcgcGCGTCCCAGGACAGCGATGACGACGACGAGTCCGGTTCCTCTTCGGGGTCGGAGAGCCGCGAATCAGGCTCCCAGTCGAGCAAGGGCCGCGGCGGCAGAGACCTTGAACAGCCAGAGGTCGCTTCCGAGCGGGTTGAGGCCAAGGAGGAAGTGGCCTCCGAGTGT GAGAGTGAAGATGGAGTAGGGGAAG CTGTCCTCTCGGACTACGACAGCGCAGATCCCGAGGAAAACGCCTCTCGCTCGGAG ggaggagaggaagaggatgcGGACGGATTCAGCGATGAAGAAGGTCCGACAGCGGCCGGCCAGTCCAAACATCCTGATCCGGCCCAACCGGTTCGAGCGGAGGCTGATGAAGATGGGGAAGAACGGAATAAAGAGAAGgatttggaggaaaaaggaaagtCGGCAGGAGAGCGACAGAGCGGTGACGGTCAG GAGTCCACCGGAAACCCGGAAACCAAAGCGGGAGGACAGTCCGGGCAGCAGctggacgacgacgaggacCGCAAAAACCCGGCTTACATCCCTCGTAAGGGTCTCTTTTTCGAGCACGACGTCAGAGGCCACGCCCAGGAGGAGGAAAG GCCCAAAGGCAGAAACAGGAAGCTGTGGAAGGACGAAGGGCGCTGGGAGCACGACAAGTTCCGCGAGGAAGAGCAAGCGCCCAAGAGCCGTGAGGAGCTCATTGCCAGCTACGGTTATGACATCCGGAACGGCGAGCGGACCTTTGCCCATCGGCGGCCTCG GTCGTCTGCATCTCCCAACAGGGAGCAGCGGTGGCAGGAGGGCGGGGAGCGAGCGGTGCGCTCTTGGCAGAGCagtcgaggaggaggaggaggaggaggagggtttTTTGGCCGAGGCGGTCCTCCCCACCGTGCTTCTCCCGGTTCTGTCCCACTCGGGTCAAGCCAGCGCGGTAACGCTACCCGTGGCCGACCATCCCACCTCCCGGTGCAACCCCAGTTCGGAGGCGGTGACGCCCAcgctcctcttcttcatccgcGAGAAAGAGCGGGTGGTAAAGGCCCGCCTGTGCCGGCGGCCGCCAGCAGGGGATGCCGTAGCGGGGCCGGGAGGGCTGCGGACGACCCGCCGCTCGGCAAAGATGGCGAAGACTGCCGCTCGCCGAGTACCCAAACCCCGTCGGTTCAGCAGGTGGCGTATCGCAGCAAGTCCCCTACGCAACAGCCCCAAGAAAAGCGAGGGGGTGCCGCTCAACCCCCCCATACGTCAGCAGCCACCCGGGAGGCCTCGCCACCCGCCGAACGGCCCGTCGAACGAAAGTCGTACTCGCTGGCCCGCAGAAGTCGCTCTCGGCCGGCTGAGTTGGGCGGCAAACAGACGTCGGTGGAGGAGGTGGCGGGGGTGAAGAACACAGTGGGGGGCGGCGCTTTGACTGAGCTGGACCAGGACGTGGCCCGACTAAGTCTGGTGTCTGGACAGACCTGGAACCAGAATCCTGCTTCCTACGTACACTCGCAGATCAGAA GCTTGAGAGGCGGCTTGTCCATCCCGTCCGGCCCGCCTCCGTTCTCAGGTTTGGACGAGATGTCGGGCGGCGCCAATCGCGCCAAGCGTTACTCCTCCCAGCGCCAAAGAGGCGTGGCCGAGGCGGCCCCCCTGCACATCGGCGTCATGGAGGGACACTACTTTGAACCCA TGACGTTCCAGGGAGCGATTTACACGCACGGTGACGCACCCGCCCCCGTCGCGCCTCAGGGCatgctggtccagcccgagATGCACATCCCCCATCCTG GACTGCATCCGCACCAGTCGGGAGGCCCCATAGCAAACCCCGGCCTCTACGGAGGCCCGCCTGTATCTCTGCCGCCAGGGCAACCGCAACAACTATTGCCACCGCCTTTCTACCCTCCGCCGGGGGTCATGACCTTCCCTTACCCGGCCATGTACCCGAGCCCTCAG GGTCAATCGCAGGTGACGTACGGGGGCGTGACCTATTATGACACGATGCAGCAGCAGGCTCAGCCCAAACCTTCGCCGCCCCGCCGCACGTCCCAACCCGTTACCGTCAAGCCCCCTCCTCCCGATGTGCCCTTTGCCTCGGAGTGA
- the casc3 gene encoding protein CASC3 isoform X2, with protein MADRRRRRRRASQDSDDDDESGSSSGSESRESGSQSSKGRGGRDLEQPEVASERVEAKEEVASECESEDGVGEAVLSDYDSADPEENASRSEGGEEEDADGFSDEEGPTAAGQSKHPDPAQPVRAEADEDGEERNKEKDLEEKGKSAGERQSGDGQESTGNPETKAGGQSGQQLDDDEDRKNPAYIPRKGLFFEHDVRGHAQEEERPKGRNRKLWKDEGRWEHDKFREEEQAPKSREELIASYGYDIRNGERTFAHRRPRSSASPNREQRWQEGGERAVRSWQSSRGGGGGGGGFFGRGGPPHRASPGSVPLGSSQRGNATRGRPSHLPVQPQFGGGDAHAPLLHPRERAGGKGPPVPAAASRGCRSGAGRAADDPPLGKDGEDCRSPSTQTPSVQQVAYRSKSPTQQPQEKRGGAAQPPHTSAATREASPPAERPVERKSYSLARRSRSRPAELGGKQTSVEEVAGVKNTVGGGALTELDQDVARLSLVSGQTWNQNPASYVHSQIRSCGSPSQPSSGRRQGGVSPEPVANRPEATWRQSRVALAITPSGQFRVSDEREHVLGMREESRTGTGRTCKLHTGGAGI; from the exons ATGGCGgaccggcggcggcggaggaggcgcGCGTCCCAGGACAGCGATGACGACGACGAGTCCGGTTCCTCTTCGGGGTCGGAGAGCCGCGAATCAGGCTCCCAGTCGAGCAAGGGCCGCGGCGGCAGAGACCTTGAACAGCCAGAGGTCGCTTCCGAGCGGGTTGAGGCCAAGGAGGAAGTGGCCTCCGAGTGT GAGAGTGAAGATGGAGTAGGGGAAG CTGTCCTCTCGGACTACGACAGCGCAGATCCCGAGGAAAACGCCTCTCGCTCGGAG ggaggagaggaagaggatgcGGACGGATTCAGCGATGAAGAAGGTCCGACAGCGGCCGGCCAGTCCAAACATCCTGATCCGGCCCAACCGGTTCGAGCGGAGGCTGATGAAGATGGGGAAGAACGGAATAAAGAGAAGgatttggaggaaaaaggaaagtCGGCAGGAGAGCGACAGAGCGGTGACGGTCAG GAGTCCACCGGAAACCCGGAAACCAAAGCGGGAGGACAGTCCGGGCAGCAGctggacgacgacgaggacCGCAAAAACCCGGCTTACATCCCTCGTAAGGGTCTCTTTTTCGAGCACGACGTCAGAGGCCACGCCCAGGAGGAGGAAAG GCCCAAAGGCAGAAACAGGAAGCTGTGGAAGGACGAAGGGCGCTGGGAGCACGACAAGTTCCGCGAGGAAGAGCAAGCGCCCAAGAGCCGTGAGGAGCTCATTGCCAGCTACGGTTATGACATCCGGAACGGCGAGCGGACCTTTGCCCATCGGCGGCCTCG GTCGTCTGCATCTCCCAACAGGGAGCAGCGGTGGCAGGAGGGCGGGGAGCGAGCGGTGCGCTCTTGGCAGAGCagtcgaggaggaggaggaggaggaggagggtttTTTGGCCGAGGCGGTCCTCCCCACCGTGCTTCTCCCGGTTCTGTCCCACTCGGGTCAAGCCAGCGCGGTAACGCTACCCGTGGCCGACCATCCCACCTCCCGGTGCAACCCCAGTTCGGAGGCGGTGACGCCCAcgctcctcttcttcatccgcGAGAAAGAGCGGGTGGTAAAGGCCCGCCTGTGCCGGCGGCCGCCAGCAGGGGATGCCGTAGCGGGGCCGGGAGGGCTGCGGACGACCCGCCGCTCGGCAAAGATGGCGAAGACTGCCGCTCGCCGAGTACCCAAACCCCGTCGGTTCAGCAGGTGGCGTATCGCAGCAAGTCCCCTACGCAACAGCCCCAAGAAAAGCGAGGGGGTGCCGCTCAACCCCCCCATACGTCAGCAGCCACCCGGGAGGCCTCGCCACCCGCCGAACGGCCCGTCGAACGAAAGTCGTACTCGCTGGCCCGCAGAAGTCGCTCTCGGCCGGCTGAGTTGGGCGGCAAACAGACGTCGGTGGAGGAGGTGGCGGGGGTGAAGAACACAGTGGGGGGCGGCGCTTTGACTGAGCTGGACCAGGACGTGGCCCGACTAAGTCTGGTGTCTGGACAGACCTGGAACCAGAATCCTGCTTCCTACGTACACTCGCAGATCAGAA gttgcgggagcccatcccagccgtcatcaggcaggaggcagggcggGGTAagccccgaaccggtcgccaacCGACCGGAGGCCACGTGGAGACAGTCAAgagttgcactcgcaatcacaccgtcGGGGCAATTTCGTGTCTCCGATGAACGCgagcacgttttggggatgcgtGAGGAAAgccgcacaggcacggggagaacgtgcaaactccacacaggcggggccgggatatGA